One Rhizobium sp. NRK18 genomic window carries:
- a CDS encoding cache domain-containing protein — MSDGNSSSAPEPGARSVRYRLLAIALLPMLFIAPLLLGIAMVRWNGKFDALLTAKVNSDLTIAHQYFTRLLDKTGTAMDALGQSAEFRDTIATDRTDGAALAALLETRRKDMGLDFLFLTEMGNANARSDHWPVVAAALAGKSSTMVDIFSEDDLATISPDLKRKAHIELISTANAVPTDRKAETRGMIIHSASPVILPDGRHAALEGGMLLNRNLDFIDTINDLVYQKASLSEGSQGTATLFLDDVRISTNVRLFEGERALGTRVSSAVRDEVLDHGTIWLGSAFVVNDWYISAYEPIVDSFGKRVGMLYVGFLEEPFRQTKYITVAILVGAFLLAAAISVPVFMRWASGIFLPLERMTATIAKVEEGDLAARTGLERGEDEISRVAVHLDELLDDIQSRDRQLRAWNEELNSRVEDRTRELRLANDQLEAATKQLIVSEKLAAIGEITAGVAHEINNPVAVMQGNLDVIRSVLGSQIDDVRTEINLVDEQIHRIHLIVTKLLQFARPEEYAGAVERHSPAEVVADCLPLVQHLLNKAEIEVRQDHRSTRLVLMNRTELQQVLVNLIVNAIHAMPDGGVLTLRDFDCSEEGRPGVTIEVEDTGIGMDEATQARIFDPFFSTKKSEGTGLGLSISQTLIARQGGHLSLASEPGKGTTFTIVLPEAD, encoded by the coding sequence ATGTCTGACGGGAATTCGTCCAGTGCCCCGGAGCCCGGCGCGCGGTCGGTGCGCTATCGCCTGCTGGCGATCGCGCTCCTGCCGATGCTGTTCATCGCGCCGCTGCTGCTCGGCATCGCCATGGTGCGCTGGAACGGCAAGTTCGACGCGCTGCTGACGGCCAAGGTCAACAGCGACCTGACGATCGCGCATCAGTATTTCACCCGCCTGCTCGACAAGACCGGAACAGCGATGGATGCGCTCGGCCAGTCGGCGGAGTTTCGGGACACGATTGCGACCGACCGAACGGATGGGGCGGCGCTGGCCGCCCTGCTCGAAACGCGTCGCAAGGACATGGGGCTCGACTTCCTGTTCCTGACGGAGATGGGCAACGCTAACGCGCGGTCGGACCACTGGCCCGTGGTCGCCGCGGCGCTGGCGGGCAAGTCGTCGACCATGGTCGACATCTTTTCCGAAGACGATCTGGCGACGATCTCGCCCGATCTCAAGCGCAAGGCGCATATCGAACTCATTTCCACCGCCAATGCCGTGCCGACGGACCGCAAGGCGGAAACGCGCGGCATGATCATTCATTCGGCAAGCCCGGTGATCCTGCCCGACGGCCGGCATGCGGCGCTCGAAGGCGGTATGCTGCTCAATCGCAATCTCGACTTCATCGACACGATCAACGACCTCGTCTACCAGAAAGCGAGCCTCTCGGAAGGCAGCCAGGGGACGGCGACGCTGTTTCTGGACGATGTGCGCATCAGCACCAATGTCCGCCTGTTCGAGGGCGAGCGGGCGCTTGGTACGCGCGTGTCGTCCGCGGTGCGCGACGAGGTGCTCGACCACGGGACGATCTGGCTCGGCAGCGCCTTCGTCGTCAACGACTGGTACATTTCCGCCTATGAACCGATCGTCGACAGCTTCGGCAAGCGGGTCGGCATGCTCTATGTCGGCTTTCTGGAGGAACCCTTCCGCCAGACGAAATACATCACCGTCGCCATTCTGGTCGGCGCCTTCCTTCTGGCGGCCGCGATCAGCGTGCCGGTCTTCATGCGCTGGGCGAGCGGCATCTTCCTGCCGCTGGAGCGCATGACGGCGACCATCGCCAAGGTGGAGGAGGGCGATCTTGCCGCCCGCACGGGGCTCGAGCGTGGCGAGGACGAGATTTCGCGGGTGGCGGTGCACCTGGACGAACTGCTGGACGACATCCAGTCGCGCGACAGGCAACTGCGCGCCTGGAACGAGGAGCTGAACAGCCGGGTCGAGGACCGGACCCGCGAACTCCGCCTTGCCAACGACCAGCTGGAGGCGGCGACCAAGCAGCTGATCGTCTCGGAGAAGCTGGCGGCTATCGGCGAGATTACGGCGGGCGTGGCGCACGAGATCAACAATCCGGTCGCCGTCATGCAGGGCAATCTTGACGTCATCCGCTCCGTGCTCGGCAGCCAGATCGACGACGTCAGGACGGAAATCAATCTCGTCGACGAACAGATCCACCGCATCCATCTGATCGTCACCAAGCTTCTGCAGTTCGCGCGGCCGGAGGAATATGCCGGCGCGGTCGAGCGCCATTCGCCGGCGGAGGTCGTCGCCGATTGTCTGCCGCTCGTCCAGCATCTCCTGAACAAGGCCGAAATCGAGGTCCGGCAGGACCACCGCTCGACACGGCTCGTGCTGATGAACCGCACCGAGCTGCAGCAGGTGCTGGTCAACCTGATCGTCAACGCCATCCATGCCATGCCGGACGGCGGCGTGCTGACGCTGCGCGATTTCGACTGCAGCGAAGAAGGCCGGCCGGGCGTGACGATCGAGGTGGAGGACACCGGCATCGGCATGGACGAGGCGACGCAGGCGCGCATATTCGATCCGTTCTTCTCCACCAAGAAGAGCGAGGGCACCGGCCTCGGCCTCTCCATCAGCCAGACGCTGATCGCGCGCCAGGGCGGGCATTTGTCGCTTGCGAGCGAGCCCGGCAAGGGAACGACGTTCACCATCGTCCTGCCCGAAGCCGACTGA
- a CDS encoding OFA family MFS transporter: protein MFDSLKKEHIVAGEGFNRWKVPPASIAIHLCIGSVYAWSIFNPPLTKQFGVVAAAPEDWGLQSVVWIFSVAIVFLGLAAAFAGKWLEEVGPRMVGVVAALCWGGGFIIGGFGIMTHQLWLVYLGYGVIGGCGLGLGYVSPVSTLIRWFPDRRGMATGMAIMGFGGGAMIAAPIKEWLLGVFYKAPQFLGAESAVNLVTEGGKRLAEVNGQMVEVVVATAKQVAAAPVPLQEGVYAVGTGNTGAAGTFFTLGIVYFFVMMIAAFSYRVPREGWRPAGWTPPTADSASRKMITQNNVHIDQALKTPQFYLLWIVLCFNVTAGIGVIGVAKTMMTEIFGTTLPLIVNSAFAATYVLMISVFNMCGRFFWASISDYIGRKNTYHCFFVLGIILYLSIPYAAEQVSANPAVTWLIMFYAATMIIFTMYGGGFATIPAYLADIFGTKYVGGIHGRLLTAWSTAGVLGPLAITQLRDMSLTSSIKALAAKVDPAAFQAKFGAGVDQLDQLVAAKTVTVAGLMSIAPAGTIDPTPSLYNTTMYAMAALLVIALIANMMVKPVAAHHHMESDTVPSKDAPRVMKQAAE from the coding sequence GTGTTTGACAGCCTGAAGAAAGAACACATCGTTGCGGGGGAAGGGTTCAACCGGTGGAAAGTGCCACCGGCGTCGATCGCCATTCACCTCTGTATCGGCTCGGTTTACGCCTGGAGCATCTTCAATCCGCCGCTCACCAAGCAGTTCGGCGTCGTCGCTGCAGCGCCGGAGGACTGGGGCCTGCAGTCGGTCGTCTGGATCTTCTCCGTCGCCATCGTTTTTCTCGGCCTTGCGGCGGCTTTCGCCGGCAAGTGGCTTGAAGAGGTCGGCCCGCGCATGGTCGGCGTCGTTGCAGCCCTCTGCTGGGGTGGTGGCTTCATCATCGGCGGTTTCGGCATCATGACCCACCAGCTCTGGCTGGTCTATCTCGGCTACGGCGTCATCGGCGGCTGCGGTCTCGGTCTCGGCTATGTATCGCCTGTCTCGACGCTGATCCGCTGGTTCCCGGACCGGCGCGGCATGGCGACCGGCATGGCCATCATGGGCTTCGGCGGCGGCGCGATGATCGCCGCACCGATCAAGGAATGGCTGCTCGGCGTGTTCTACAAGGCGCCGCAGTTCCTGGGGGCTGAAAGCGCCGTCAACCTGGTCACGGAAGGCGGCAAGCGCCTGGCGGAAGTCAACGGCCAGATGGTGGAAGTCGTCGTCGCGACGGCCAAGCAGGTGGCTGCGGCTCCCGTTCCGCTGCAGGAAGGCGTCTATGCGGTCGGCACCGGCAACACCGGCGCTGCCGGCACCTTCTTCACGCTCGGCATCGTCTACTTCTTCGTGATGATGATTGCGGCCTTCTCCTACCGCGTTCCGCGCGAAGGCTGGCGTCCGGCCGGCTGGACTCCGCCGACCGCGGATTCCGCAAGCCGCAAGATGATCACCCAGAACAACGTCCATATCGACCAGGCGCTGAAGACCCCACAGTTCTACCTCTTGTGGATCGTCCTCTGCTTCAACGTGACCGCCGGCATCGGCGTGATCGGGGTCGCGAAGACCATGATGACGGAAATCTTCGGCACGACGCTGCCGCTGATCGTCAACTCCGCTTTCGCCGCGACCTACGTGCTGATGATCTCGGTCTTCAACATGTGCGGCCGTTTCTTCTGGGCGTCGATCTCGGATTATATCGGCCGCAAGAACACTTATCACTGCTTCTTCGTACTCGGAATCATCCTCTATCTGTCGATCCCCTACGCGGCAGAGCAGGTCAGCGCCAATCCGGCGGTCACCTGGCTGATCATGTTCTATGCGGCAACGATGATCATCTTCACGATGTATGGCGGCGGCTTTGCCACCATTCCGGCCTACCTCGCCGACATCTTCGGCACCAAGTATGTCGGCGGCATCCATGGTCGTCTGCTGACGGCGTGGAGCACGGCGGGCGTTCTCGGCCCGCTGGCGATCACGCAGCTGCGTGACATGTCGCTGACCAGTTCCATCAAGGCGCTCGCCGCCAAGGTGGATCCGGCGGCCTTCCAGGCGAAGTTCGGTGCCGGCGTCGACCAGCTCGACCAGCTGGTGGCTGCCAAGACCGTGACGGTTGCCGGTCTCATGTCGATTGCGCCTGCCGGCACGATCGACCCGACGCCGAGCCTCTACAACACGACCATGTACGCCATGGCCGCGTTGCTGGTGATCGCGCTGATCGCCAACATGATGGTCAAGCCGGTTGCGGCCCACCACCACATGGAAAGCGATACGGTGCCGTCGAAGGACGCGCCGCGCGTGATGAAGCAGGCCGCTGAATAA
- a CDS encoding PfkB family carbohydrate kinase, translating into MVNVLCAGLASMDFIFRVGEMPTKPEKYRAKDAAQSTGGGAAGQALAATRLGGQGFAVTRLGDDPMGALVVDGMTANGIDCRFARRFDGRRSSYSSILIDAAGERQIVNYRDWDLPADAGWLLDADHPPIGATVADTRWPEGAAALMRIARERGVPGIMDGEAPVRDAFEALGLASHIAFSIQGLRDLTGEEDARAGLLAARKEFDAWLCVTDGENGVTVLDGNDFGHVPAVAVDVVDTLGAGDIWHGAFALALGEGQEMAAAIRFANAAASIKCSRFGGQSGCPDRQEVEAFLRMHGV; encoded by the coding sequence ATGGTCAATGTTCTGTGCGCCGGGCTCGCCAGCATGGATTTCATCTTCCGCGTCGGCGAGATGCCGACGAAGCCTGAGAAATACCGGGCAAAGGATGCCGCGCAGAGCACCGGCGGCGGAGCTGCCGGGCAGGCGCTGGCGGCGACCCGTCTCGGCGGCCAGGGTTTTGCGGTCACCCGTCTTGGCGATGATCCGATGGGCGCCCTTGTCGTCGACGGCATGACGGCTAACGGCATCGACTGCCGGTTCGCCCGGCGGTTCGACGGGCGCAGGTCATCCTACTCTTCGATCCTGATCGACGCGGCGGGCGAAAGGCAGATCGTCAACTACCGCGACTGGGATCTGCCGGCGGACGCCGGATGGCTGCTCGATGCGGATCATCCGCCGATCGGCGCGACCGTGGCCGATACACGCTGGCCGGAAGGGGCGGCGGCGCTGATGCGGATTGCGCGGGAACGCGGCGTGCCGGGCATCATGGACGGCGAGGCGCCCGTCCGGGACGCTTTCGAGGCCCTGGGGCTTGCCTCGCACATCGCCTTTTCGATCCAGGGGTTGCGAGATCTGACAGGCGAAGAGGATGCCCGCGCCGGCCTTCTTGCTGCGCGCAAGGAGTTCGACGCCTGGCTCTGCGTTACCGACGGCGAGAACGGGGTGACCGTGCTCGATGGAAACGACTTCGGCCATGTGCCGGCGGTGGCCGTGGATGTGGTCGACACGCTCGGCGCCGGAGACATCTGGCATGGCGCATTCGCGCTGGCGCTCGGAGAGGGACAGGAAATGGCAGCCGCCATCCGCTTTGCCAATGCGGCGGCCTCGATCAAATGCAGCCGGTTCGGCGGGCAGAGCGGTTGTCCAGATAGGCAGGAGGTCGAGGCCTTCCTGCGGATGCATGGCGTTTGA